From a region of the Rhipicephalus microplus isolate Deutch F79 chromosome X, USDA_Rmic, whole genome shotgun sequence genome:
- the LOC119161378 gene encoding uncharacterized protein LOC119161378, with amino-acid sequence MKRTHICAAWWIIFDAKLRVAGLRTTRTKEMYPVVSFITLCALATNRVAHGLDCFKCVSLDHENPACEDPFHNNYTADLLVSPCMSSRKNRNGLFPATACIKLNGVYEETGQTMVVRSCALDSGTLTVDTEIVRMSHCGGFYFEDRYVRGCLQSCFEDACNAAGGGPRRRPLLLMSALFLASVAGIALARL; translated from the exons GCTGAGAGTGGCGGGCCTTCGAACGACTCGGACGAAAGAAATGTATCCCGTCGTATCCTTCATCACGCTGTGTGCCCTTGCAACAAACA GGGTGGCCCACGGTCTGGACTGCTTCAAGTGCGTCTCGCTCGACCATGAAAACCCAGCTTGCGAGGACCCTTTTCACAACAACTACACTGCCGACCTGCTTGTGTCGCCCTGCATGTCGTCACGAAAGAATCGCAACGGGCTGTTCCCGGCCACCGCCTGCATCAAGCTCAACGGTGTTTACG AGGAGACTGGGCAGACAATGGTGGTGCGCAGCTGCGCGCTCGACAGTGGGACGCTGACCGTGGACACGGAGATCGTTCGCATGAGCCACTGCGGCGGCTTCTACTTCGAGGACCGATACGTGCGGGGCTGCCTGCAGAGCTGCTTCGAGGACGCTTGCAACGCGGCCGGTGGCGGTCCACGCAGACGCCCGCTGCTCTTGATGTCAGCGCTCTTCCTCGCCTCAGTCGCCGGGATCGCGCTGGCGCGCTTATAG